One window of the Canis lupus familiaris isolate Mischka breed German Shepherd chromosome 29, alternate assembly UU_Cfam_GSD_1.0, whole genome shotgun sequence genome contains the following:
- the LYPLA1 gene encoding acyl-protein thioesterase 1 isoform X3: MCGNNMSVPLPATVPAIRKATAAVIFLHGLGDTGPVMPITLNMNMAMPSWFDIFGLSPDSQEDEPGIKQAAENVKALIEQEVKNGIPSNRIVLGGFSQGGALSLYTALTTQQKLAGVTALSCWLPLRTSFPQGPISGVNRDISILQCHGDCDFLVPLTFASLTAEKLKTLVNPANVTFKTYEGMMHGSCQQEMMDIKHFIDRLLPPVD, encoded by the exons ATGTGCGGCAATAACATGTCTGTCCCGCTTCCCGCCACCGTGCCCGCCATCCGGAAAGCCACGGCTGCG GTGATTTTCCTGCATGGATTAGGAGATACAGG ACCAGTTATGCCTATAACATTGAATATGAACATGGCTATGCCTTCTTG GTTTGATATTTTTGGGCTTTCACCAGATTCACAGGAGGATGAACCTGGAATTAAACAGGCAGCAGAAAATG tAAAAGCTTTGATAGAGCAAGAGGTGAAGAATGGCATCCCTTCTAACAGAATTGTTTTGGGAGGATTTTCTCAG GGAGGAGCTTTATCTTTATACACTGCTCTTACCACACAGCAGAAACTGGCTGGTGTCACTGCACTAAGTTGCTGGCTTCCACTACGGACTTCATTTCCACAG gGTCCTATCAGTGGTGTTAACAGAGATATTTCTATTCTTCAGTGCCATGGAGATTGCGATTTTTTAGTTCCCCTAACATTTGCTTCTCTTACTGCCGAAAAGCTAAAAACATTAGTAAATCCAGCCAATGTAACCTTCAAAACCTATGAAGGCATGATGCACGGTTCATGTCAACAG
- the LYPLA1 gene encoding acyl-protein thioesterase 1 isoform X4 translates to MPITLNMNMAMPSWFDIFGLSPDSQEDEPGIKQAAENVKALIEQEVKNGIPSNRIVLGGFSQGGALSLYTALTTQQKLAGVTALSCWLPLRTSFPQGPISGVNRDISILQCHGDCDFLVPLTFASLTAEKLKTLVNPANVTFKTYEGMMHGSCQQEMMDIKHFIDRLLPPVD, encoded by the exons ATGCCTATAACATTGAATATGAACATGGCTATGCCTTCTTG GTTTGATATTTTTGGGCTTTCACCAGATTCACAGGAGGATGAACCTGGAATTAAACAGGCAGCAGAAAATG tAAAAGCTTTGATAGAGCAAGAGGTGAAGAATGGCATCCCTTCTAACAGAATTGTTTTGGGAGGATTTTCTCAG GGAGGAGCTTTATCTTTATACACTGCTCTTACCACACAGCAGAAACTGGCTGGTGTCACTGCACTAAGTTGCTGGCTTCCACTACGGACTTCATTTCCACAG gGTCCTATCAGTGGTGTTAACAGAGATATTTCTATTCTTCAGTGCCATGGAGATTGCGATTTTTTAGTTCCCCTAACATTTGCTTCTCTTACTGCCGAAAAGCTAAAAACATTAGTAAATCCAGCCAATGTAACCTTCAAAACCTATGAAGGCATGATGCACGGTTCATGTCAACAG
- the LOC119866697 gene encoding ATP synthase subunit f, mitochondrial-like isoform X2: MASSVPMKEKKLMKVKLGELPGWMLMRDSTPKGTAGAFQREHEQLRKYH; the protein is encoded by the exons atggCGTCATCCGTACcaatgaaggaaaagaagctCATGAAGGTGAAACTAGGAGAGCTGCCAGGCTGGATGCTGATGCGGGATTCCACCCCTAAGGGCACTGCTGGAGCATTTCAAAGAG AACATGAACAGCTACGCAAGTACCACTGA
- the LOC119866697 gene encoding ATP synthase subunit f, mitochondrial-like isoform X1 has translation MASSVPMKEKKLMKVKLGELPGWMLMRDSTPKGTAGAFQRGYYQHYKYINVKKGGAAGISMVLAAYVLFNYCRSYKELKHEQLRKYH, from the coding sequence atggCGTCATCCGTACcaatgaaggaaaagaagctCATGAAGGTGAAACTAGGAGAGCTGCCAGGCTGGATGCTGATGCGGGATTCCACCCCTAAGGGCACTGCTGGAGCATTTCAAAGAGGTTACTACCAGCATTACAAGTATATCAATGTGAAGAAAGGGGGCGCCGCTGGGATTTCTATGGTGCTGGCCGCTTATGTGCTTTTCAACTACTGTCGTTCTTACAAGGAGCTCAAACATGAACAGCTACGCAAGTACCACTGA
- the LYPLA1 gene encoding acyl-protein thioesterase 1 isoform X1, which translates to MCGNNMSVPLPATVPAIRKATAAVIFLHGLGDTGHGWAEAFVGIRSSHIKYICPHAPVMPITLNMNMAMPSWFDIFGLSPDSQEDEPGIKQAAENVKALIEQEVKNGIPSNRIVLGGFSQGGALSLYTALTTQQKLAGVTALSCWLPLRTSFPQGPISGVNRDISILQCHGDCDFLVPLTFASLTAEKLKTLVNPANVTFKTYEGMMHGSCQQEMMDIKHFIDRLLPPVD; encoded by the exons ATGTGCGGCAATAACATGTCTGTCCCGCTTCCCGCCACCGTGCCCGCCATCCGGAAAGCCACGGCTGCG GTGATTTTCCTGCATGGATTAGGAGATACAGG GCATGGATGGGCAGAAGCCTTTGTGGGTATCAGAAGTTCACATATCAAATACATCTGCCCACATGC ACCAGTTATGCCTATAACATTGAATATGAACATGGCTATGCCTTCTTG GTTTGATATTTTTGGGCTTTCACCAGATTCACAGGAGGATGAACCTGGAATTAAACAGGCAGCAGAAAATG tAAAAGCTTTGATAGAGCAAGAGGTGAAGAATGGCATCCCTTCTAACAGAATTGTTTTGGGAGGATTTTCTCAG GGAGGAGCTTTATCTTTATACACTGCTCTTACCACACAGCAGAAACTGGCTGGTGTCACTGCACTAAGTTGCTGGCTTCCACTACGGACTTCATTTCCACAG gGTCCTATCAGTGGTGTTAACAGAGATATTTCTATTCTTCAGTGCCATGGAGATTGCGATTTTTTAGTTCCCCTAACATTTGCTTCTCTTACTGCCGAAAAGCTAAAAACATTAGTAAATCCAGCCAATGTAACCTTCAAAACCTATGAAGGCATGATGCACGGTTCATGTCAACAG
- the LYPLA1 gene encoding acyl-protein thioesterase 1 isoform X2: MCGNNMSVPLPATVPAIRKATAAVIFLHGLGDTGHGWAEAFVGIRSSHIKYICPHAPVMPITLNMNMAMPSWFDIFGLSPDSQEDEPGIKQAAENVKALIEQEVKNGIPSNRIVLGGFSQGGALSLYTALTTQQKLAGVTALSCWLPLRTSFPQGPISGVNRDISILQCHGDCDFLVPLTFASLTAEKLKTLVNPANVTFKTYEGMMHGSCQQM, from the exons ATGTGCGGCAATAACATGTCTGTCCCGCTTCCCGCCACCGTGCCCGCCATCCGGAAAGCCACGGCTGCG GTGATTTTCCTGCATGGATTAGGAGATACAGG GCATGGATGGGCAGAAGCCTTTGTGGGTATCAGAAGTTCACATATCAAATACATCTGCCCACATGC ACCAGTTATGCCTATAACATTGAATATGAACATGGCTATGCCTTCTTG GTTTGATATTTTTGGGCTTTCACCAGATTCACAGGAGGATGAACCTGGAATTAAACAGGCAGCAGAAAATG tAAAAGCTTTGATAGAGCAAGAGGTGAAGAATGGCATCCCTTCTAACAGAATTGTTTTGGGAGGATTTTCTCAG GGAGGAGCTTTATCTTTATACACTGCTCTTACCACACAGCAGAAACTGGCTGGTGTCACTGCACTAAGTTGCTGGCTTCCACTACGGACTTCATTTCCACAG gGTCCTATCAGTGGTGTTAACAGAGATATTTCTATTCTTCAGTGCCATGGAGATTGCGATTTTTTAGTTCCCCTAACATTTGCTTCTCTTACTGCCGAAAAGCTAAAAACATTAGTAAATCCAGCCAATGTAACCTTCAAAACCTATGAAGGCATGATGCACGGTTCATGTCAACAG